From Woronichinia naegeliana WA131, the proteins below share one genomic window:
- a CDS encoding DUF5615 family PIN-like protein: MSLKYLIDENVNPLYPTQLRLKRPELVILVIGEPLTPKKGTKDPEVLGWCEEYDFILVTNNRRSMPVYLKNYLQQDRHIPCIFILDPQLNIGENIGELLLVAEISFADEYRDQIIYLWDDFCFSSA, from the coding sequence TTGTCTCTTAAATATTTAATAGATGAAAATGTAAATCCCCTCTATCCCACTCAACTACGATTAAAGCGACCTGAATTAGTCATTTTAGTTATTGGGGAACCTCTAACACCCAAAAAAGGGACTAAAGATCCTGAAGTATTAGGCTGGTGTGAAGAATATGATTTTATTTTAGTCACTAATAACAGACGCTCAATGCCTGTTTACTTAAAAAACTATCTTCAGCAAGATAGACATATTCCCTGTATTTTTATTCTTGATCCTCAGCTAAATATTGGTGAAAATATAGGGGAATTATTGCTTGTTGCTGAAATCTCCTTCGCTGATGAATATCGGGATCAAATTATTTATTTATGGGATGACTTTTGCTTCTCCTCTGCTTAG
- the pyrH gene encoding UMP kinase, whose translation MTYQRVLLKLSGEALMGDLGYGIDPKIVADIAQEVADVVAQGVQLAIVVGGGNIFRGVKASAAGMDRATADYIGMIATVMNAMTLQDALEQIDIPTRVLTAIAMQEVAEPYIRRRAIRHLEKGRVVIFGAGSGNPFFTTDTTAALRAAEIDAEVVFKATKVDGVYDADPVLHPNARRYQSLTYAHVLAKDLKVMDSTAIALCKDNSIPIMVFNLSVPGNIVRAIKGEPVGTIVGGSCEVS comes from the coding sequence ATGACTTACCAGCGAGTATTACTGAAACTAAGTGGCGAAGCATTAATGGGCGACTTGGGTTACGGTATTGATCCCAAAATTGTGGCTGATATTGCTCAAGAGGTGGCCGACGTGGTCGCGCAAGGTGTACAGTTGGCGATCGTTGTCGGCGGGGGTAATATTTTTCGAGGAGTCAAAGCCTCGGCTGCGGGCATGGATCGGGCAACAGCAGACTATATTGGCATGATTGCCACCGTCATGAATGCCATGACTCTTCAGGATGCCCTAGAACAAATTGATATTCCCACCCGCGTCCTGACCGCGATCGCCATGCAGGAAGTGGCAGAACCCTATATCCGACGACGCGCGATCCGGCATCTTGAAAAAGGTCGGGTCGTTATTTTTGGGGCCGGTTCTGGTAATCCCTTCTTTACCACCGATACCACTGCGGCCCTTCGGGCAGCCGAAATTGATGCGGAAGTAGTGTTTAAAGCGACCAAAGTGGATGGCGTATATGATGCTGACCCCGTTCTTCATCCCAACGCCCGTCGTTATCAAAGCCTTACCTATGCCCATGTTTTGGCCAAGGATTTAAAGGTGATGGATAGTACCGCGATCGCCTTATGCAAAGATAATAGTATTCCTATTATGGTATTTAACCTCTCTGTACCAGGCAATATCGTTCGTGCCATTAAAGGTGAACCTGTTGGAACCATTGTTGGAGGCTCCTGTGAAGTTAGCTGA
- the frr gene encoding ribosome recycling factor has protein sequence MKLAEIKENMTKSVEATQRSFNTLRTGRANASLLDRVMVDYYGAETPLKSLATISTPDGSTITIQPFDKGSLNQLEKAISLSDIGLTPSNDGQVIRLNIPSLTTDRRKELVKLAGKLAEEGKVAIRNVRREAIDAVRKQEKSHDISEDEAKDLQDEIQKVTDSSIKKIDELLATKEKDILTV, from the coding sequence GTGAAGTTAGCTGAGATTAAAGAAAATATGACCAAAAGTGTTGAAGCGACCCAACGTTCCTTCAATACTCTACGGACTGGCCGTGCCAATGCCTCTTTATTAGATCGGGTAATGGTGGATTACTACGGGGCAGAAACGCCTTTAAAATCTTTGGCCACGATTAGCACTCCTGATGGAAGTACAATTACCATTCAACCCTTTGATAAAGGTAGTTTAAACCAACTCGAAAAGGCCATTTCCCTGTCCGATATTGGCTTGACTCCTAGTAATGACGGGCAAGTTATTCGTTTAAATATTCCATCCCTGACCACCGATCGCCGCAAAGAACTCGTTAAACTGGCGGGGAAATTGGCAGAGGAAGGTAAGGTTGCTATTCGTAATGTTCGTAGAGAAGCGATCGATGCAGTGCGTAAACAGGAAAAAAGTCACGATATTTCTGAAGATGAAGCCAAAGATCTTCAAGATGAAATTCAAAAAGTGACGGATTCTTCGATCAAAAAAATTGATGAGCTACTAGCAACTAAGGAAAAGGACATTTTAACGGTGTGA